Below is a genomic region from Pseudomonas berkeleyensis.
CCAGGGCAACGTCGGCGCCGAACTCGCCCGGCGGGGTGAGCAGGGTCAGGGCCAGCAGGTCGGCGGCGACGGCGACCAGGGCGTTGGCGGCGTGGAAACGCTCGACCAGGGCGCGGTAGTCGAAGATGTCACCGTTGCTCGCCGGGTACTGCAGTAGGGCGCCGAAGTAGGCACTGGCGTCGGTGATGGCGGCTTCGTCGCCCACTTCCACTTCGATACCCAGCGGCTCGGCACGGGTGCGCAGCACGTCGAGGGTTTGTGGGTGGCAGTGCTGGGAGGCGAAGAAGGTGTTGCTGGCCTTGTTCTTCGACAGGCGCTTGCAGAAGGTCATCGCCTCGGCGGCAGCGGTAGCTTCGTCGAGCAAGGAAGCGTTGGCGATCTGCATGCCGGTAAGGTCGCTGATCAGGGTCTGGAAGTTCAGCAGCGCTTCCAGGCGGCCTTGGGAAATCTCCGGTTGGTACGGGGTGTAGGCGGTGTACCAGGCCGGGTTTTCCAGCAGGTTGCGCAGGATCGGGCTCGGCGTGTGGGTGCCGTAGTAACCCTGGCCGATGAAGTTCTTGAACTGCTGATTCTTGGCGGCAATGGTCTTGATGCGTGCCAGGGCGTCGGCTTCCGACAGGCCCGGCTGCTCGCCAAGGATGCTGGTGCCCTTGATGCTCTCGGGGATCACGCTGGCGGTCAGCGCGTCCACCGAGTCATAGCCAAGCAGTTCGAGCATGGCTGCGGTATCGGCGTCGCGCGGGCCGATATGGCGGGCGATGAATTCGTTCTGGGTATCGAGCTTGGTCATGGCAGTCACTCAGGCGTCGGCGTTGGCGTTCAACAGACGATCATAGCCGGCCTTGTCGAGCAGGTCGGCCAGCACGGCGTTGTCGGCCAGGCGCATACGGAAGAACCAGGCTTTTTCCAGTGGCGACTCGTTGACCAGCTCCGGGCTGCCTTCCAGCTCACCGTTGACCTCGACGATCTCGCCATCCAGCGGCATGACGATGTTGCTGGCGGCTTTCACCGATTCCAGCACGGCTACTTCCTCGCCCTGGGCGAAGGCCTTCACTTCCGGCAGTTGCACGTACACCACGTCGCCGAGCGCGTCCTGGGCGTAATGGGTGATGCCGACGGTCACCAGACCATCGTTGTCCAGACGCAGCCATTCGTGATCAGCAGTGAAACGCAACTCGCTCATGTGAACTCCTCAAGGGGTGATGGCGCCCGCTTCTAGATGGCGGGCAAGATTGTAGAGAGCTATAGCAATGCGGGTGCCAATGTTAAAAATATCAATTAAAACAATGGCTTAAGTATTTTTCTGGGATTTGTGTGCGCCCCCTTGTAACGATATCGCTACGAATGTCGGTGTCGCTTTTGGAAAAGTTGAGGTCGTGCCAGGCGGGCCGTGGGTTACAAGGCTTTGTTGCGAAATCGTTACGGTGGTTCGAAATCGATACGGCGGTGTTGTCGGAACCGCTGGGTGGTGCGGGAGGTCGGTATAGCACTACTCACTGCAAAGGAGCGTCTGCACTCATGAAACCCTTGATTCCACTGGCATTCGCGCTATTGGGTGCCACCAGTCTGCACGCCAGCGAGACGGTCAGCGTGACGATGTCGCAGGCCACCGAGAGTGGTTCAGGTACGCCGCTGGGAACCGTAACCATCAGCCAGTCCGCCTATGGCCTGGTGTTCACCCCCGAGCTGAACGGCCTGGAGCCTGGGCTGCATGGTTTCCATGTGCATGTGAACGCCAGCTGTGATGCCGCGCAGGTCGACGGCAAGCTGACCCCGGCTGGCGCTGCCGGTGGCCATTGGGATCCGGACAACGCCGGCCGTCACGGTTTCCCCTGGGAAGACAATGCCCACCTTGGTGATTTGCCTGCGCTCTACGTCTCCGAT
It encodes:
- the gcvH gene encoding glycine cleavage system protein GcvH, which codes for MSELRFTADHEWLRLDNDGLVTVGITHYAQDALGDVVYVQLPEVKAFAQGEEVAVLESVKAASNIVMPLDGEIVEVNGELEGSPELVNESPLEKAWFFRMRLADNAVLADLLDKAGYDRLLNANADA
- the sodC gene encoding superoxide dismutase family protein, which translates into the protein MKPLIPLAFALLGATSLHASETVSVTMSQATESGSGTPLGTVTISQSAYGLVFTPELNGLEPGLHGFHVHVNASCDAAQVDGKLTPAGAAGGHWDPDNAGRHGFPWEDNAHLGDLPALYVSDDGSASQPVLAPRLKRLEELNGRALMIHAGADNHSDHPQPLGGGGARVACGVIKVSNATASI